The following coding sequences are from one Caballeronia sp. SBC1 window:
- a CDS encoding MFS transporter produces the protein MSDLGATTAVPQAHSENDLKAVIGKVAWRLMPLIMICYLFAFFDRINISFAKFQLQSDLGFSDTAYGLGASLFVIGYVLFEVPSNLMLYKVGARRWIARIMISWGIATSAMVLVGNEWQFYALRFIIGAMEAGFAPGVLYYLTLWFPASHRGRITSMLFLASAFSGLVGAPLSGLVLGHMDGVLGIRGWHWLFLLGGLPCIVLGLLVLKLLKDRIEDAGWLSASEKSLLASRIQRPATHTGAGSSLLDAVRTPGFLMLGLIYFLIQVASYGLNFWAPQLIRSAGTHNPATIGLLTAVPYICGAIAMVVVGRLSDASGERRKFVCGLLVMAAIGFFAAGIFDKQTGLLIVALGVMGAGVVASIPAFWALPPKLLTGAGAAGGIALINTLGQLGGIVSPVMVGRIRDLTGSTTPALYAIGAMSLISALLLLVGLPAILRQKDPSEARVSRG, from the coding sequence ATGAGTGACCTTGGCGCCACGACAGCCGTACCGCAGGCACACAGCGAAAACGACTTAAAAGCGGTGATCGGCAAGGTCGCCTGGCGGCTGATGCCGTTAATCATGATCTGCTATTTGTTCGCGTTTTTCGATCGCATCAACATCAGCTTTGCCAAGTTTCAACTGCAAAGCGATCTCGGTTTCTCGGACACCGCTTACGGTCTCGGCGCCAGCCTCTTCGTGATCGGCTATGTATTGTTCGAAGTGCCAAGCAACCTGATGCTTTACAAGGTCGGCGCGCGCCGCTGGATCGCGCGCATCATGATTTCCTGGGGCATCGCCACTAGCGCCATGGTGCTGGTCGGCAACGAATGGCAGTTTTATGCGCTACGTTTCATCATCGGCGCAATGGAAGCGGGTTTCGCCCCCGGCGTGCTGTACTACCTCACGTTGTGGTTTCCGGCGAGCCATCGCGGCCGCATCACCTCGATGCTGTTTCTTGCCTCGGCGTTCTCCGGGCTGGTTGGTGCGCCGTTGTCCGGTTTGGTTCTCGGGCACATGGACGGTGTGCTTGGCATCCGCGGATGGCACTGGTTGTTTCTGCTTGGCGGTTTGCCGTGTATCGTCCTGGGCCTGCTGGTACTCAAGTTACTGAAGGACCGGATCGAAGACGCGGGCTGGCTGAGCGCCTCGGAAAAGTCACTGCTGGCAAGCCGCATCCAGAGACCAGCGACGCACACGGGCGCTGGCAGCTCGTTGCTCGATGCAGTCAGGACGCCCGGCTTCCTCATGCTCGGCCTGATCTATTTCTTGATCCAGGTGGCGTCGTATGGCCTCAATTTCTGGGCGCCGCAGTTAATTCGAAGCGCCGGTACGCACAACCCGGCCACCATCGGTTTGCTGACGGCCGTGCCTTACATTTGCGGTGCGATCGCCATGGTCGTGGTGGGCCGGCTCTCCGACGCCTCGGGCGAACGCCGTAAATTCGTATGCGGACTGTTGGTGATGGCGGCGATCGGTTTTTTTGCCGCCGGGATCTTCGACAAACAAACGGGCCTCCTGATCGTGGCGCTCGGCGTGATGGGTGCGGGTGTGGTGGCATCGATCCCGGCGTTCTGGGCGCTGCCGCCGAAGCTCCTGACGGGGGCGGGCGCGGCCGGCGGCATAGCGTTGATCAACACCCTCGGGCAACTTGGCGGCATTGTGAGTCCGGTGATGGTCGGACGGATTCGCGACCTGACCGGCAGCACGACGCCCGCGTTATACGCGATCGGCGCGATGAGCCTCATCAGTGCATTGCTCCTGCTGGTCGGTTTGCCCGCGATATTGCGCCAGAAAGATCCATCGGAGGCTCGCGTTTCCCGGGGATAA
- a CDS encoding CaiB/BaiF CoA-transferase family protein, which translates to MAGPLAGIRVIEIGTLIAAPFAARMLGEFGADVIKIEAPDNGDPLRKWRKLHEGTSLWWYLQSRNKKSVCVNLKSPDGVDVVKRLAADADVVIENLRPGALEKLGLGWDVLHAINPKLTMVRISGYGQSGPYRDRPGFGAIGEAMGGIRYTTGEVDGAPARVGVSLGDSLASLHGVIGALMSILRVKTGQGLGQVVDVSLVESVFNLMESLIPEYDLLGHVRERSGGALPGIAPSNTYRTEDGAFVVIAGNSDPIFKRLMHVIGRADLADDPALARNDGRAAQSARLDEAITAWTTHHPIDDVLAALEAAQVPSGRIYSVADIVADPHYQARDMLLDAALPGGVSVKMPGIVPKLSDTPGEVLWQGPALGEHTDSVLSDLGFNASDVARLRNEGAVQ; encoded by the coding sequence ATGGCTGGACCGCTCGCAGGCATTCGCGTCATAGAAATCGGCACTCTTATTGCAGCGCCGTTCGCCGCCCGGATGCTCGGGGAGTTCGGCGCCGACGTCATCAAGATTGAAGCGCCGGATAACGGCGACCCGCTTCGCAAATGGCGAAAGCTGCACGAGGGCACGTCGCTCTGGTGGTATCTGCAGTCGCGCAACAAGAAGTCCGTGTGCGTGAACCTGAAGTCGCCGGACGGTGTCGATGTCGTCAAGCGTCTCGCCGCGGACGCCGACGTCGTCATTGAAAACCTCCGTCCCGGTGCGCTCGAAAAACTCGGCCTTGGCTGGGACGTGCTGCACGCAATCAATCCCAAACTCACGATGGTCCGCATCTCCGGATACGGGCAGTCAGGACCGTATCGCGATCGTCCGGGCTTCGGTGCGATCGGCGAGGCCATGGGCGGCATTCGCTATACAACCGGCGAAGTCGATGGCGCTCCGGCACGCGTAGGCGTGTCGCTCGGCGACTCGCTGGCTTCGCTGCACGGCGTGATCGGCGCATTGATGTCGATCCTGCGCGTGAAGACCGGGCAGGGCTTAGGCCAAGTCGTGGACGTGTCGCTCGTTGAAAGCGTCTTTAACCTGATGGAAAGTCTGATCCCCGAATACGACTTGCTAGGGCACGTGCGCGAGCGCAGCGGCGGTGCGTTGCCTGGTATCGCGCCGTCGAATACGTATCGCACCGAAGACGGCGCGTTTGTGGTGATCGCGGGTAACAGCGATCCGATCTTCAAGCGCCTGATGCACGTAATAGGCCGCGCCGATCTCGCCGATGACCCCGCGCTTGCCCGCAACGACGGCCGCGCCGCGCAGAGCGCACGGCTGGACGAAGCGATCACCGCGTGGACCACGCATCACCCGATTGACGACGTGCTCGCCGCGCTCGAAGCAGCGCAAGTGCCGTCTGGCAGGATCTATTCGGTGGCCGACATTGTTGCGGACCCGCACTATCAGGCGCGTGACATGTTGCTTGACGCTGCGTTGCCCGGCGGAGTGTCGGTGAAGATGCCCGGCATTGTGCCCAAGCTCTCCGACACCCCCGGCGAAGTCCTTTGGCAGGGGCCGGCCCTCGGAGAACATACGGACTCCGTACTGTCTGATCTCGGATTCAACGCGAGCGATGTCGCACGGCTACGCAACGAGGGCGCCGTGCAATAA
- a CDS encoding LysR family transcriptional regulator, with protein sequence MALKNLLRRLDLTTLQLFLSVYEEGTLTRAAEREAIAISAASKRLLELEQAVGATLFVRRARGMELTPAGETLLHHARRVLRDVENIGIELAEHATGVRGYVRMMANLSAIVEFLPEDLRAFFSMNERIKLDLEERPSSGVVQGIADSLADVGICSGEADTRGLDVSHYRHDSLVVVMREDHALAAREQVTFVETLDSDYVGLHAASSINLRTHMAARQAGKPLRLRIQVPGFDGVCRMVQAGLGISVLPLKVFNTVGRPLGLTAVTLDETWSQRDLIVVVRDIAGLPPVSRMLFDHLVAVERQEHQEREQ encoded by the coding sequence ATGGCACTCAAAAACCTGTTGAGACGGCTTGACCTGACCACGCTCCAACTCTTCCTCTCGGTCTACGAGGAGGGCACGCTCACTCGTGCCGCCGAGCGCGAGGCGATTGCGATATCGGCCGCGAGCAAGCGGTTGCTTGAACTCGAACAGGCCGTGGGCGCGACGCTGTTTGTGCGGCGGGCACGAGGTATGGAGCTCACGCCCGCCGGCGAAACCCTGCTGCATCATGCGCGCCGCGTGCTGCGCGATGTCGAGAACATCGGCATTGAATTGGCTGAGCACGCGACCGGCGTGCGGGGTTATGTCCGCATGATGGCGAACCTCTCGGCCATTGTCGAATTCCTTCCTGAAGACCTGCGGGCATTTTTCTCGATGAACGAGCGCATCAAGCTCGACCTCGAAGAGCGCCCGAGCAGCGGCGTGGTGCAGGGTATAGCCGACAGCCTCGCCGACGTCGGCATCTGCTCGGGCGAAGCCGATACGCGCGGCCTCGATGTCTCGCATTACCGGCATGATTCGCTGGTCGTGGTGATGCGTGAGGATCATGCGCTCGCGGCGCGCGAGCAAGTCACGTTCGTGGAGACATTGGATAGCGACTATGTCGGACTGCATGCGGCCAGCTCTATCAACCTGCGCACGCACATGGCCGCACGTCAGGCGGGTAAGCCATTGCGGCTGCGCATCCAGGTGCCGGGTTTCGACGGCGTCTGCCGCATGGTGCAGGCCGGTTTAGGCATCAGCGTGCTGCCACTGAAGGTCTTCAACACCGTTGGCCGTCCGCTCGGGCTGACAGCCGTCACACTCGACGAAACCTGGAGCCAGCGCGACCTGATCGTCGTGGTACGCGACATTGCAGGCCTCCCGCCGGTCAGCCGTATGTTGTTCGATCATCTGGTAGCCGTGGAGCGCCAAGAGCACCAAGAGCGCGAGCAGTAA
- a CDS encoding efflux transporter outer membrane subunit, translated as MYKILLALAASTTLAACAVQPASHADLPSTVQSIAPANWSIDAPQDNMDAAAWWEQFGDPVLHELVSSVLSQNLDVQAALERVKQAQAVTTQRRAALLPELDASANAADARQNTPPPLGYVRQAGFGVTLGWTPDVFGGERLELLAAQAQLTGRQHDVDALRLALAANTASAYVDLRWAQSEQKILRDNIAIRERALRLTQERMQYGLSPRLDVTRAQNQLSELQARLPRADATIQHQLSLIAVYSGRTPESVDTLVLARPAAIPTPSNAVPQMLPSEALLRRPDVRSAYAELTQRAAEVGVAQADRYPKFSLQLTDGLLASSYLGLPTLTDNLFSAALNATSPIFNAGRITAGIEQSQSRMGESDLRLRQTMLQALKDVEDTRTDLVSTSEQADRLKEALQSSDQSLRLSTQLYKGGASGFLDVLAAQEAYLQDSDALNQAKREHALAAVALYRSLGGGWSEAKQD; from the coding sequence ATGTATAAGATTTTATTGGCACTCGCAGCAAGCACGACACTTGCGGCGTGCGCCGTGCAACCCGCGAGTCATGCGGATTTACCATCGACCGTACAGTCAATAGCGCCCGCGAACTGGAGCATCGACGCGCCACAAGACAACATGGATGCGGCCGCATGGTGGGAGCAATTCGGTGACCCCGTGCTGCATGAACTGGTGAGCTCGGTGTTGAGCCAGAACCTGGATGTGCAAGCTGCACTGGAGCGGGTGAAACAGGCGCAGGCCGTGACTACGCAGCGCCGCGCGGCGCTTCTGCCGGAACTCGACGCGAGCGCCAACGCCGCCGATGCGCGCCAGAACACGCCGCCGCCGCTGGGCTATGTTCGTCAGGCAGGTTTCGGCGTAACGCTTGGCTGGACGCCCGACGTATTCGGCGGCGAGCGCCTTGAGCTGCTGGCGGCACAGGCGCAATTGACGGGCCGTCAACATGATGTCGATGCTCTTCGTCTCGCGCTCGCGGCAAATACGGCATCGGCGTATGTAGATTTACGCTGGGCCCAAAGCGAACAGAAGATCCTGCGGGACAACATCGCGATCCGGGAACGTGCGCTGCGCCTGACGCAAGAACGCATGCAATACGGGCTTTCGCCGCGCCTTGACGTCACCCGCGCGCAGAACCAGTTGAGCGAGTTGCAAGCGCGTTTGCCGCGTGCCGACGCCACCATTCAACATCAGCTAAGTTTGATCGCGGTGTACTCGGGGCGCACGCCAGAATCCGTCGATACCCTTGTGCTGGCCAGGCCCGCCGCCATCCCCACGCCCTCGAACGCGGTGCCGCAGATGCTGCCCTCGGAGGCGTTGCTGCGCCGTCCTGATGTCCGTAGTGCCTACGCCGAGCTCACGCAACGCGCGGCCGAAGTGGGCGTGGCGCAGGCGGATCGCTACCCGAAATTTTCGCTGCAGCTGACCGACGGTTTGCTGGCGTCGTCGTATCTTGGCTTGCCCACGCTCACGGACAACCTCTTCAGCGCCGCGCTCAATGCGACCAGTCCTATCTTCAATGCCGGGCGCATCACGGCTGGCATCGAGCAGAGCCAAAGCCGCATGGGCGAATCCGATCTGCGTCTCCGGCAGACCATGCTGCAGGCGCTGAAAGATGTGGAGGATACGCGCACCGATCTTGTCAGCACGTCGGAGCAGGCTGACCGCCTGAAGGAAGCATTGCAATCCTCCGATCAGTCGCTACGCCTCTCCACGCAACTTTATAAGGGCGGTGCGAGCGGTTTCCTCGATGTACTCGCGGCGCAGGAAGCCTATCTGCAGGACTCGGATGCGCTGAACCAGGCGAAGCGTGAACACGCGCTGGCGGCCGTCGCGTTGTACCGTTCGCTCGGCGGCGGCTGGAGCGAAGCAAAGCAGGACTAA
- a CDS encoding DHA2 family efflux MFS transporter permease subunit, with the protein MSPAVPLNPANQPTKQRVFAFALMCLGFFMATLDIQIVASSLKDIGGGLSASQDELSWVQTSYLIAEILVIPMSGWLSKVFSTRWLFVASAVGFTITSMLCGLAWDINSMIIFRGLQGALGAAMIPTVFTTAFVLFPGKQRLIASTTIGALASLAPAIGPVIGGWITSQWSWHWLFYLNLGPGLVVAILVPKFVHIDEPDLSLLKKGDYLGIALMSGFLGCLEYVLEEGPRKNWFGDDVIIACTWISAICGFLFLVHAFTAKDPVVDLRALAVRNFAIGCLLSFVTGIGIFVAVFLTPLFLSRVRELDSLQIGIALLSVGVFQLLALGAYAFTSRLVDMRWCLLFGLVCFGLGCYFYVPLTNDWGWQQLLLPQALRGIGQQFAVPPIVTMALGSLPQSRLKSASGLFNLMRNLGGAIGIAVSATMLNDRLNFHYLRISESVTTGSPETQAFLSRQFAHWGSVAGDALNATNAGLANLHALVFREALVMTFSDTFYVLAMCFAVGIVSVIFVRPIGAAPPSPDAH; encoded by the coding sequence ATGAGCCCGGCGGTTCCACTGAACCCCGCCAACCAGCCCACAAAACAGCGTGTTTTCGCGTTCGCGCTGATGTGCCTGGGTTTTTTCATGGCGACGCTGGACATCCAGATCGTGGCGTCGTCGTTGAAGGATATTGGCGGCGGTTTGTCGGCGAGCCAGGACGAACTGTCGTGGGTGCAGACCTCATATCTCATCGCGGAAATCCTCGTGATCCCGATGTCTGGTTGGCTCTCTAAGGTGTTCTCCACGCGCTGGCTGTTCGTGGCTTCCGCGGTCGGTTTCACCATCACGAGCATGCTGTGCGGCCTCGCGTGGGACATCAATTCGATGATCATTTTCCGCGGCCTGCAAGGTGCGCTCGGCGCAGCGATGATCCCGACCGTTTTCACCACGGCATTCGTGCTGTTCCCCGGCAAGCAGCGCCTGATTGCATCGACCACGATCGGCGCGCTTGCTTCGCTCGCCCCCGCGATCGGTCCGGTGATTGGTGGATGGATCACGTCGCAATGGTCATGGCATTGGTTGTTCTACCTGAACCTCGGGCCGGGGCTGGTGGTTGCGATCCTCGTACCGAAGTTCGTGCATATCGACGAACCTGATCTGTCGTTGCTGAAGAAGGGCGACTACCTGGGCATCGCGTTGATGTCGGGGTTCCTTGGCTGCCTTGAATACGTGCTCGAAGAGGGGCCGCGCAAGAACTGGTTCGGTGACGATGTGATCATCGCCTGCACGTGGATCTCCGCTATCTGCGGTTTCCTGTTCCTCGTGCATGCGTTCACTGCGAAAGATCCCGTTGTCGATCTGCGCGCGCTCGCGGTCAGGAACTTTGCGATCGGCTGTTTGCTGTCGTTCGTCACGGGTATCGGCATCTTCGTCGCGGTGTTTCTCACGCCGCTGTTCCTCAGCCGCGTGCGTGAACTGGATTCGCTGCAGATCGGGATTGCGTTGCTGTCCGTGGGCGTGTTTCAGTTGCTTGCGCTTGGTGCCTATGCGTTCACCTCACGTCTCGTTGACATGCGTTGGTGTCTGCTCTTTGGCCTCGTGTGTTTTGGTCTTGGCTGCTATTTCTATGTGCCGCTCACGAACGACTGGGGCTGGCAGCAACTGCTATTACCGCAGGCGCTGCGCGGGATTGGCCAGCAGTTCGCGGTGCCGCCTATCGTGACCATGGCGCTGGGGTCGCTGCCCCAATCGCGCCTGAAGTCGGCGAGCGGCCTGTTCAACCTGATGCGTAATCTCGGCGGCGCGATCGGCATTGCTGTCAGCGCGACCATGCTCAACGATCGGCTGAATTTTCACTATCTGCGCATTAGCGAAAGCGTCACGACGGGCAGTCCGGAGACGCAAGCGTTCCTGTCGAGGCAGTTTGCGCACTGGGGTTCAGTGGCCGGAGATGCGCTGAACGCAACCAACGCAGGCCTCGCCAACTTGCATGCGTTGGTGTTTCGCGAAGCGCTGGTGATGACCTTCTCCGACACCTTCTACGTACTCGCGATGTGTTTCGCCGTCGGCATCGTCAGCGTGATTTTCGTGCGGCCTATCGGCGCCGCGCCGCCTTCTCCTGACGCTCATTGA